A stretch of DNA from Arachis hypogaea cultivar Tifrunner chromosome 19, arahy.Tifrunner.gnm2.J5K5, whole genome shotgun sequence:
TTAATTTCTTTGAATTTGCAGCCAATACTACTTGATTAACTAACTTCCATATATAAATTACAAGGATGCtatctattattattagttaCCTTGAGCTCTTGTAAGGATGAGTGACAAAACCCTCTTTAGGTTGCAGTGGCACTacatttttgttaaatatatttatgaaaagaGTTCTTATATAAACTGAGACATGTTCTTCAACCCACTAATTAACTCTAATAATTTAGACCACTTCTAAATATGCATAGGAAAATAAGTGAAAAAAttagatgaagaaaaagcatgaaagTAAAACCTGCTTTTCATAAAACCCCCCAAAGAAATACTGATCTGAACTCTTGTATAGGAAGGAGAAGAACTAGTAGATATAACCACCATGTAAAAATAATTCTCCTAGCTCTTCAGCTATTCAATAAAGCAATAATTTGAGATGTCAAAAcaaataattacataaataagCAAGATTTCAGCTATATacttattcatattttaaaagcGGCACAATTGCATTCACAACTGCACTTTTTAATCATTACCAAGTTCAAGTTAACTTAAATATCAAACAGCATCTTTAATGGTTACaagcaaataattttttatgccaaTATTTTGAATAATGAAAGCAAATTTGTTAACAATTAAACAAGGAGACAAGCTTCCAAATGCAAGTCATGGTGAGAACTTAGTGGAGTAATCAAGTCCTAACATTCCATTTCTGGTCTCTTTATATACCTTTAGCAAATCCTACAAATGTGAAATCTCACAATTGAGTTAGATAACCCAATGTAACAAGACACAGATTTTCCAAATCGACCATAGTCTCCATTGGCCCCTTGGACCGGTCATGCAGAGTTATTGATAAATTCTCTGTACATGAAATGCATAACTAGAAGAACTATCCTAATGAAATATCAGTTTGGAGTTGGAGCAACAATTTCATAACATAGATTTGCATTAACACTTTAATATAACTTCTTACCTTCTTCCAAGAGTATTCATATACTCTGCTCAACGCTGCAGTTTCACCTCCTACAAATTTCATCCCCTTGCTAACCTATatcaaaaggaagaaaaataaataaaataaccaaATTCATTAACCTTTCATAGTTTCATTGTCTATCAGTTAAAAATATAGTTGGGGACTAATTGGAGTGTACTTGAGTACAAAGAACCAGATGAGACCGACAGTTTGCTGATTTGCATACAGTCATACAACAATTTTAGGACAATATGGTTGTTTTGGGAGACTTCACTGCCATCtcaatcttttataattttttgtgatTGTGATTTAATGTGTTCCTTGGCATTGCTATTTTCAgtaatcattttattttaatcattTGTGTATATTGCTTCATTTATACAACTTAGTTGTTGGTAACCTTGTGAACAGTTAAACTTACTTGGCAGTAGAAAAATTTGCTCACATAGTACTTGTATTTTTAGACACTCATGTTGCCATGGAAGTCAGCTTCAGCCTCTACTGCTGCCTCCAACCCCATTTGATTACTCAATCTGTGAAATTCatcaaaagaaaatatattaGTGATCATTATAATCTTCTTAAACATAAAGAATATGCAATTCAgtggtaaagaaaaataaaataaaattaagtaaaaaagatGAGAATCATACTTTGGAGACAACAAAAATGGAACTGGCTCCCTACTGAAAGTGGGGTGAGGAATTGCAGCCAAGTTACAGCTGATGCTGATATAAACAGGTTTGCTTTCTTTCAGTGCGGTTGAGATTGCAGTGTCAAGCATCTCATGAGCATCTTCCAGGTTATTAACCACAGCCTATTATCAAAATCAATAAGAAAAGCTAGTTTAATTACACATTAAGCTCACATTTCAGCatcaaagaataataataataataataataataataataataataataataataataataataataataataataataataataataataactataagcTCACATTTATTTTCATGAAAGTTCTAAGTATAACAATTTTGACCACTAACATGAATTCAAGTATACTGAGAGTTGAAGAACTTGTCAAGAAACTCTCTTGAACTTTGCTGAATCTATCAACCTCTTCCTTCTCCCTGAAGAAGTAAGTTCAATTaagtagagaaaaagaaaaaagtgaagGTAACTGGAAGCATTGTGAAAAACCTAGCAGTAAATTGATTGAACCGGAAGCCTTCTCAGCCAACTCCAACACCTACAATAACTATAAATCTAATGTTAAGTTCCCTAAATTGAGATTCCACCAACAATAATTAAATTTCAAGCCCTAAAATTGACATCATTTAGTGATTAAAGCACAGGCC
This window harbors:
- the LOC112776514 gene encoding pyruvate decarboxylase 1; its protein translation is MAEVDEKFWEKEEVDRFSKVQESFLTSSSTLSILEFMLVVKIVILRTFMKINAVVNNLEDAHEMLDTAISTALKESKPVYISISCNLAAIPHPTFSREPVPFLLSPKLSNQMGLEAAVEAEADFHGNMSV